Genomic window (Granulicella arctica):
TTGCTTCAGATGATCGCATGGCGAAAGCTTGCGTCACGCATCCAAATTTCTTTGGTCCTCGTTCAGCGTCAGGCTCTCTCCCGTATGGCGCGCTATTGCTCTCTTCTTGCGGTTTGGACGGTGGGCATGGTTTGCGTAAGCGGCATGGATGTCACGATTGTAGGTCACTATGCATATAACGAGACAGCCTATTACTCTGTAGCGAGTCTTCCCATCACATTCATGTTGGTAATCATCTCCTCGATGCTCGGTCCGATGATGCCTGCATCGTCTGCTCTAAGTACCCAACGCTCGCCGATGGAAATGGGAGCTCTACTCAGTAGGCTGACTCGTTACTCTGCCACACTACTGCTTCTGACTGGATTGCCACTTGTCGTCTTTGGATTTCCAATCCTGCGCCTATGGGTTGGACCAACATATGCCATCCACAGCATCAGCTACCTTCAGATTCTCGTCATCGCTAACATTATTCGGAATCTCTGCGCTCCCTACGCGACCTTAATTGCTGCGACAGACCAAGTAAGAACTGCGCTGGCCGCTCCAATTCTTGAGGCTGTAGTCAATTTGGGAAGCAGCCTGTACCTCGCAAGTCGCTTCGGGGCGATGGGCGTTGCCTACGGAACTTTATTGGGCGCATTCGCGAGTGTCGCGCTCCATTTTGCGATCAGCATGCACTACACAATAAGCACCTTAGCCGTCTCCCGCGCCAAGTTGTTTGTGGAAGGCATAACGAGACCAGCACTGGTATGCCTGCCGTCTTTGCTCCTTCTGCTCTGGCAACGCTTCCGGCCCAACAACTTTAGTATCGGGGAGACATCAACTTGGGCAGCAGGAACAATACTTCTTGCCTGGTTTGGGACGCTCAATCGTCAAGAACACGAAAGTATCGTGCAGGCTTTCGGACGTCGATCGATACCGTAACGCATTATGTAGCATCAGGCAGAGTTGTGGCTTCGCAATGATAAAATCAGTCTTTATTGAACGTAAGCGTGGCGGGGGCAATTGTGATCGTAGAACCTGAATACTGGAAGTCACGACTAAGTGGCCTTGCAAAATCAACTGTACCTGTCCTACCCTACAGTCCCGAAAGCCGCCAATTGCCTCCTCGTGTTTTGGAGGTAGCCAGCGCATGGAAAGGACTGGAGAGTGTACTTGCGGACATTATTAAACGATTTGACATTGGTTCAAAGCGCTGTATGGAATTCGGAGTCGAACATGGCTACTCTACTGTGGCTCTCTCGTGCTACTTCGATGAAGTAATAGGCATCGATACCTTTCTCGGAGACCGACACACAGGCGATAAGCGAGACCTATTTGAACAAACAACCGGCAATCTAGCGGAGTTCGATAATATTCGACTGGTGCAAAGCAATTATCAAGATTGGATACGTAAAGACGATTCTACGTACGATCTGATCCATGTCGATATCATTCATACCTATACAGACACGTTTGCGTGCGGCCTGTGGAGCGCTAAGCACTCCAAGTGCAGTCTATTCCACGATACTGAGAGCTTTCCAGCGGTCAAACAGGCGATGATCGACATTGCGCGGATTACAGGCAAGAGGTTCTACAACCTTCAGGAAAGCTTCGGCCTCGGCATCTTGGTCTAGCCAGTCGTCTAAATACCTGAAACGGCACTGTACGTATTTCATCGAACCGTACACACCTAAAAGACTGATTTCCTCATTTCGGTCTATAGATTCTCTTTGGGCATATACAGCCCAGAGAGAATCTTTAAGTGAGGCAGGCTAAGAGCAGAAACTCTTGTGCAATCACTACTTCATGCGTGCAAGCAGGCAGATATGGAATGGTGCGGCAAGTTCGACCGCAAGTACGTCAAAGCCAACTCGAGATAACAGTTCTCGACTGTTATGTTCATCAAAAACATGATGATGCAGACAGCGATTTAGATAATTGCTCTCAGAGCGCTTCTGGAACTCCTGCTTTGTGCCGGAAGGCGGATCCATCGCTAAGTCATGCTTATCGAGGATTTCAGGTAGATGGGTTAGGTCTTCTTCGCCAGTGTTCTTCTCGAAGTCTTCCATCATGTGATCGACCTTCGTTGGCATTCTCAAATGGTCAAAGGTCATCTTGTAGTTAGGAAGAACAAGTACAAGGGCGCCCGAGGGCTTAAGAACCCTTTGCCACTCCCTTAGGGCTTTCACCGGATTGGCAAAATGTTCCAGATTGTGTGCTGACAGAAGCACATCGTAAGTTGCGTTTTGAACCTCCACTAAAGCCGACCCATCACAGAAAAGAGTATTTCCCGGTGCTTTGTTCTCATGGAAACGAAAGGATTCGCTATGTTCTGCCCAGACAGTCGACTGCGAAAAATCACAATTGTCGAGACATGCTATTTCCTCATACACCGGGCAAAAGCTTGCCTTCTCGAAAGAACCACTCGGCCCTCCGATCTCCAGACCCCGTTTTCCACGAACAAAGGGTGAATATAAAGGAAAGGTTTCAAGCCGTCCTTGGCGCATGCGGGCGATTTTTCTGCGGATACGCTGTAAGAGTGGCAGTCCAGTACCGAATATTCGCATGATTTCGTCCTATCGTTCAGTTGACCCAGTCGCGGTAAGTAGTGTCTCTAAGACTAAGCTGCTCGTTTAGTTCCGAGGCAACATGAGTAGCTATTGCAACACGTTGATGGCAGCAATGCCGAGGCCGAACTGACCTATAATTGTCGCGATATCAACCAGGTTTCGAAGCAGCGGACGCTTGTCCACCTGCTCGGGAATTATGATCGCATCACCTGGATAAAGATGCGTTGCATCGAAGTTTCCCGTAAACAAAGCCGACGAGAATTGGCGGCTGATGATTGATCCATCCGCACGCACGATATAGCTCCGTCCTGTATCTGCAGTACGCGTCCCGCCCCCAGCCTGGCGAATATAGTCACCAGCCCGTTTCCGCGAATTGTATAGAAATGAATTCTGCGTATAGACCGATCCGAAGACATCCACGCTCACAGGGGTTTGCGGCACAACGAACGTGTCTCCATCCTCGAGCTGCAAATCCGGAACGTCTGCGACAGTCTTACCATCTGGGCTCATATTCAAGACGATTCTGCCACTCGCAACCAACTGGCGAAGACGGATTGCTACGGTACGAGCATTCTGCAGCGCAGAAATATTCGCTATCTGGTCCTGCGGGTTAAGGGCGTTATTTGCGCTGTTTGCCTCAGCCAGTTTAATGCGTCTGTCCAGATCGGCTGCATAGTCATTCAGCCTTTGTTGCTGCAGAACCTTGGTTGATTCACGGCTGAACTGTGACCCATAAAGATAGGCACTGCTGCTAAGGCCGCCTGCGCGGGCAACAAGCTGTCGGAGCGTCTCTCCCGGGGCTACGCTATAGGTGCCCGCCGCCGTGAACTCTCCCTCGAGCCGCACGTACTTAGTCTGTTGTGCCTGCGGGACCTTGATATCCGCCTTGGAGAAGATGGTCACCACATCACCTGCCTCCAACTCGAGATTCTGGGTCTCATCGCCGCTCATCACCAACCGTCCGAGATTGAATGGGAGAAGTTGTGTTGTCAGATCATCCTTGCTGAGACGCTGCACTACGGCATAAGCCCAGTCAACCTCCGGTGCGCTTAACACGACGGCATTCTTGATTGGAAAGCGCCGCGCTGCGCCAGTCACCGATGCGCTCACAGAGGTTCCCGAGGCACTGTTGCTGCTTGTGCTGCTTGTAGCCGAGTTGTCAATCCGAGAATCCTGAGACGACACGCTGCTATTGCGGGACGCCCTGGTGCTGCCATCGCTGTTCGTATCGCCTGCTGCCAAGCTGTTCTGCTGCGACGAATTACTGGACGGGTTGTTTGAACTGTTCAATCCTGTCTGGGTGTTGGGATCGGTTCCGTCCATCAGGCCAGAGTTCACCGAGCCTGAATTGACGTTGTTTCCATACACATTGGTGTCGCTGTCTGGAGTATTCCCGGAGTTTAGCAGGAGCGGTGACTTGATCGGCCCGAGACCGCGGCCGTTAAGCTGGGCCACCGGGGCATCCGGAGCGTACCGCCGTACATCAGGCGTGGAATCCAGAACCGGCAATCCAAGTTGGTTTCGCTGCTGCCAGTAGTCCCGAGTCAACAACGCTTCCTTATTCGGTATAAGGTCGCGAATCCTCATGCCTGGAAACCACGTAAACCGCCGTGGATCAGCCACATTACCCCGGAGCGTTACCGCATCCTTAAACCGATCGACGATCGGCGAAACCTCGATGATGTCTCCGTCACTCAGCGGTGTCGCTAAACCCGTCGCATCCAGCTTAATATCGAGCACCGCACGCGAGTCGTGATGCAGAATTCGCTCTACTCTCACTTGCTTATCCTGAGCTAGCGTCGACAACCCCCCAGCCAGTGCGATCACATCGTTAACGGTGGCCCCTGGCTCTAATTCGTAGAGCGCAGGCTCATGCACGCTTCCCGCTACAGCAGCCATCGGACCCGCCGGCGGAATATATATAACATCGCCTGAGAGCAGCGGCACGTCTTTTGACTTGTCGCCCTTCAACAACAGATCATAAAAGTC
Coding sequences:
- a CDS encoding lipopolysaccharide biosynthesis protein, which gives rise to MAISLARVAVNTIITLVLPAYLTHHLPLATYGAWVLILQFGAYVSFLDLGIQTGVAKFVAEFDAKGDSYGAGRHASAGLAITIMTGLVGVGLTLVLAWQVPRLFQDMPTVLYRDVRISIMLIGVSLSLGLVSSVFSAVFMGLQRYAVPTVIAIVNRLAYTVVILAAVFLHSSLAVMGAMVAAVNVAAALLQMIAWRKLASRIQISLVLVQRQALSRMARYCSLLAVWTVGMVCVSGMDVTIVGHYAYNETAYYSVASLPITFMLVIISSMLGPMMPASSALSTQRSPMEMGALLSRLTRYSATLLLLTGLPLVVFGFPILRLWVGPTYAIHSISYLQILVIANIIRNLCAPYATLIAATDQVRTALAAPILEAVVNLGSSLYLASRFGAMGVAYGTLLGAFASVALHFAISMHYTISTLAVSRAKLFVEGITRPALVCLPSLLLLLWQRFRPNNFSIGETSTWAAGTILLAWFGTLNRQEHESIVQAFGRRSIP
- a CDS encoding SLBB domain-containing protein, whose translation is MAIAQGSFGQDNNPFSSGIGTQSDTTNQQSPNLPQQASPPQIGPRVLTQPDQTNQRNGLQQQDNGTNSQTERNGRQPVQNPLEPVQLTPFQRLVAASVGRVLPVFGATLFTNVPSTFAPVDRIPVTPDYVIGPGDELLIRIWGQVSLDGHFTVDRSGDVYIPQVGTVRVAGVPFAKLTDFLRSRVSRTFRNFDLNVNIGQLRSIQIFIVGQAKRPGSYTVSSLSTLVNALFASGGPAPSGSLRNIEVKRGKETVTTFDFYDLLLKGDKSKDVPLLSGDVIYIPPAGPMAAVAGSVHEPALYELEPGATVNDVIALAGGLSTLAQDKQVRVERILHHDSRAVLDIKLDATGLATPLSDGDIIEVSPIVDRFKDAVTLRGNVADPRRFTWFPGMRIRDLIPNKEALLTRDYWQQRNQLGLPVLDSTPDVRRYAPDAPVAQLNGRGLGPIKSPLLLNSGNTPDSDTNVYGNNVNSGSVNSGLMDGTDPNTQTGLNSSNNPSSNSSQQNSLAAGDTNSDGSTRASRNSSVSSQDSRIDNSATSSTSSNSASGTSVSASVTGAARRFPIKNAVVLSAPEVDWAYAVVQRLSKDDLTTQLLPFNLGRLVMSGDETQNLELEAGDVVTIFSKADIKVPQAQQTKYVRLEGEFTAAGTYSVAPGETLRQLVARAGGLSSSAYLYGSQFSRESTKVLQQQRLNDYAADLDRRIKLAEANSANNALNPQDQIANISALQNARTVAIRLRQLVASGRIVLNMSPDGKTVADVPDLQLEDGDTFVVPQTPVSVDVFGSVYTQNSFLYNSRKRAGDYIRQAGGGTRTADTGRSYIVRADGSIISRQFSSALFTGNFDATHLYPGDAIIIPEQVDKRPLLRNLVDIATIIGQFGLGIAAINVLQ
- a CDS encoding class I SAM-dependent methyltransferase, encoding MNVSVAGAIVIVEPEYWKSRLSGLAKSTVPVLPYSPESRQLPPRVLEVASAWKGLESVLADIIKRFDIGSKRCMEFGVEHGYSTVALSCYFDEVIGIDTFLGDRHTGDKRDLFEQTTGNLAEFDNIRLVQSNYQDWIRKDDSTYDLIHVDIIHTYTDTFACGLWSAKHSKCSLFHDTESFPAVKQAMIDIARITGKRFYNLQESFGLGILV
- a CDS encoding class I SAM-dependent methyltransferase, with the translated sequence MRIFGTGLPLLQRIRRKIARMRQGRLETFPLYSPFVRGKRGLEIGGPSGSFEKASFCPVYEEIACLDNCDFSQSTVWAEHSESFRFHENKAPGNTLFCDGSALVEVQNATYDVLLSAHNLEHFANPVKALREWQRVLKPSGALVLVLPNYKMTFDHLRMPTKVDHMMEDFEKNTGEEDLTHLPEILDKHDLAMDPPSGTKQEFQKRSESNYLNRCLHHHVFDEHNSRELLSRVGFDVLAVELAAPFHICLLARMK